From Panthera uncia isolate 11264 chromosome E1, Puncia_PCG_1.0, whole genome shotgun sequence, one genomic window encodes:
- the HROB gene encoding homologous recombination OB-fold protein isoform X1, producing the protein MACSLQKLFTVEEEFEDEDFLSAVEDAENEFAGSQPLNAGCLRPVSSRPQETLPAQSSGQLLSCPTAPSEALGPSALGLRLPTSSMPRAIRDPPSIGTAPLRPVSTSSNWTGHQRRVTLPEVLKEPVRPQTSASRPLLTFESQQQVISGFEGPEQDEFDKVLASMELEGPGVELELGISSEATGIPPTWQQEDLALAKKARVAELSRSCQKGPTPASHITSVMSADDEPPAPGVHCRTAQPHLRPGAVSNLPTPTASTVPAQQPHSEACPQGPALRAAQPLQAAGRPVESSPQSPFPGQSFQRPNACLRGKSHLPGPRTPNSICSTPSRTISALFPRSPLQPRAPAASVKCPAGTPKSPYSSLVPQAVLQPPIVTNHLVQLVTAANRTPQRPARTKTRRFPGPAGILPHQHSGKNLEEIMVSTPQTPTHGALAKFRAEIVTSSQASVEEDFGRGPWLAMKSALGLEERDPTCFLCTYSIVMVLRKAALRQLPRNKVPNMAVMIKSLSRSTMDASVVFKDPTGEMQGTLHRLLLEARQSELKPGSVLLLKQVGVFSPSLRNHYLNVTPNNLVHIYGPDSGDGNFLKPSPPFPKDPGSFPGSLHHETAKSGRGLRTAHDAEAGASPEEELPEADDLDGLLSELPEDFFCGTSSWDCPEARHPP; encoded by the exons GATTTTTTATCTGCTGTGGAGGATGCAGAGAATGAGTTTGCTGGCTCACAGCCTTTGAATGCTGGATGCCTGAGACCTGTCTCTTCTAGGCCACAGGAGACCTTGCCGGCACAGTCTTCTGGGCAGTTGCTGTCATGCCCCACTGCTCCTTCAGAGGCTTTGGGCCCGTCAGCCCTGGGACTCCGCCTTCCTACCTCCAGCATGCCCAGGGCCATCAGGGACCCACCTTCCATAGGAACAGCCCCCCTAAGGCCTGTCTCGACTTCTAGCAACTGGACTGGCCATCAGAGACGAGTGACCCTGCCAGAAGTGCTCAAAGAGCCAGTGAGACCCCAGACATCAGCCTCCCGCCCCCTGCTCACCTTTGAGAGCCAACAGCAGGTGATTAGTGGCTTTGAGGGGCCTGAACAAGATGAATTTGATAAGGTCCTGGCAAGCATGGAGCTGGAGGGGCCTGGCGTGGAGCTGGAACTTGGAATCAGCAGTGAGGCCACGGGAATCCCGCCCACCTGGCAGCAGGAGGACTTAGCTTTGGCTAAAAAGGCTCGCGTAGCTGAGCTGAGCAGGTCTTGCCAAAAGGGGCCCACGCCTGCCTCCCACATAACGAGTGTCATGTCAGCCGACGATGAGCCCCCAGCACCTGGGGTCCACTGTAGGACTGCACAGCCCCACCTGAGACCCGGTGCCGTGAGCAACCTTCCTACCCCAACTGCCTCAACAGTTCCTGCTCAGCAACCCCACTCGGAAGCCTGCCCTCAGGGGCCCGCTCTTCGAGCGGCACAGCCTCTCCAAGCTGCTGGCCGGCCTGTTGAGAGCAGCCCGCAAAGTCCTTTCCCTGGTCAGTCATTCCAGCGTCCAAATGCCTGCTTACGTGGCAAATCTCACCTTCCTGGACCACGAACTCCCAACTCGATCTGTTCTACTCCCTCGAGGACTATCTCTGCGTTATTTCCTCGGAGCCCCTTACAACCCCGAGCTCCAGCGGCTTCCGTCAAGTGTCCTGCCGGCACCCCAAAGAGCCCCTATTCCTCCCTGGTTCCCCAAGCAGTTCTCCAGCCACCCATAGTCACCAACCACCTGGTGCAGCTGGTCACTGCTGCCAACCGGACACCCCAGCGACCCGCCCGCACCAAAACCCGCCGCTTCCCTGGCCCCGCAGGGATCCTGCCCCACCAG CACAGTGGGAAAAATCTGGAGGAGATCATGGTTTCCACACCCCAGACTCCGACTCATGGTGCCCTGGCTAAATTCCGGGCCGAG ATTGTTACTAGTTCCCAGGCGTCGGTGGAGGAGGATTTTGGGCGAGGGCCCTGGCTGGCCATGAAATCTGCTCTGGGCCTGGAGGAGAGAGACCCCACCTGCTTTCTCTGTACCTATAGCATCGTCATGGTGCTGCGGAAG GCAGCCCTGAGGCAGCTTCCCAGGAACAAGGTCCCCAACATGGCAGTGATGATCAAGTCCCTGAGTCGGAGCACGATGGACGCCAGTGTGGTTTTCAAGGACCCCACGG GAGAGATGCAGGGCACGTTGCACAGGTTGCTGCTCGAGGCCCGGCAGAGTGAGCTGAAGCCTGGCTCAGTGCTGCTGCTGAAGCAG GTTGGAGTGTTTTCTCCTTCGCTCCGAAATCACTACCTCAACGTGACGCCCAACAACCTGGTCCATATTTACGGCCCAGATTCTGGGGATGGGAACTTCCTCAAGCCATCTCCGCCCTTCCCTAAG GACCCAGGGAGCTTCCCTGGCAGCCTCCACCATGAGACTGCGAAGTCTGGAAGAGGCCTCAGAACAGCGCACGATGCAGAAGCAGGGGCATCCCCTGAGGAAGAACTCCCAGAAGCAG ATGACCTAGATGGACTCCTGAGTGAGCTCCCTGAGGACTTTTTCTGTGGGACCAGCAGTTGGGACTGCCCCGAGGCAAGGCACCCACCGTGA
- the HROB gene encoding homologous recombination OB-fold protein isoform X2: MACSLQKLFTVEEEFEDEDFLSAVEDAENEFAGSQPLNAGCLRPVSSRPQETLPAQSSGQLLSCPTAPSEALGPSALGLRLPTSSMPRAIRDPPSIGTAPLRPVSTSSNWTGHQRRVTLPEVLKEPVRPQTSASRPLLTFESQQQVISGFEGPEQDEFDKVLASMELEGPGVELELGISSEATGIPPTWQQEDLALAKKARVAELSRSCQKGPTPASHITSVMSADDEPPAPGVHCRTAQPHLRPGAVSNLPTPTASTVPAQQPHSEACPQGPALRAAQPLQAAGRPVESSPQSPFPGQSFQRPNACLRGKSHLPGPRTPNSICSTPSRTISALFPRSPLQPRAPAASVKCPAGTPKSPYSSLVPQAVLQPPIVTNHLVQLVTAANRTPQRPARTKTRRFPGPAGILPHQHSGKNLEEIMVSTPQTPTHGALAKFRAEIVTSSQASVEEDFGRGPWLAMKSALGLEERDPTCFLCTYSIVMVLRKAALRQLPRNKVPNMAVMIKSLSRSTMDASVVFKDPTGEMQGTLHRLLLEARQSELKPGSVLLLKQVGVFSPSLRNHYLNVTPNNLVHIYGPDSGDGNFLKPSPPFPKDPGSFPGSLHHETAKSGRGLRTAHDAEAGASPEEELPEAGHDFMVRGFEL, encoded by the exons GATTTTTTATCTGCTGTGGAGGATGCAGAGAATGAGTTTGCTGGCTCACAGCCTTTGAATGCTGGATGCCTGAGACCTGTCTCTTCTAGGCCACAGGAGACCTTGCCGGCACAGTCTTCTGGGCAGTTGCTGTCATGCCCCACTGCTCCTTCAGAGGCTTTGGGCCCGTCAGCCCTGGGACTCCGCCTTCCTACCTCCAGCATGCCCAGGGCCATCAGGGACCCACCTTCCATAGGAACAGCCCCCCTAAGGCCTGTCTCGACTTCTAGCAACTGGACTGGCCATCAGAGACGAGTGACCCTGCCAGAAGTGCTCAAAGAGCCAGTGAGACCCCAGACATCAGCCTCCCGCCCCCTGCTCACCTTTGAGAGCCAACAGCAGGTGATTAGTGGCTTTGAGGGGCCTGAACAAGATGAATTTGATAAGGTCCTGGCAAGCATGGAGCTGGAGGGGCCTGGCGTGGAGCTGGAACTTGGAATCAGCAGTGAGGCCACGGGAATCCCGCCCACCTGGCAGCAGGAGGACTTAGCTTTGGCTAAAAAGGCTCGCGTAGCTGAGCTGAGCAGGTCTTGCCAAAAGGGGCCCACGCCTGCCTCCCACATAACGAGTGTCATGTCAGCCGACGATGAGCCCCCAGCACCTGGGGTCCACTGTAGGACTGCACAGCCCCACCTGAGACCCGGTGCCGTGAGCAACCTTCCTACCCCAACTGCCTCAACAGTTCCTGCTCAGCAACCCCACTCGGAAGCCTGCCCTCAGGGGCCCGCTCTTCGAGCGGCACAGCCTCTCCAAGCTGCTGGCCGGCCTGTTGAGAGCAGCCCGCAAAGTCCTTTCCCTGGTCAGTCATTCCAGCGTCCAAATGCCTGCTTACGTGGCAAATCTCACCTTCCTGGACCACGAACTCCCAACTCGATCTGTTCTACTCCCTCGAGGACTATCTCTGCGTTATTTCCTCGGAGCCCCTTACAACCCCGAGCTCCAGCGGCTTCCGTCAAGTGTCCTGCCGGCACCCCAAAGAGCCCCTATTCCTCCCTGGTTCCCCAAGCAGTTCTCCAGCCACCCATAGTCACCAACCACCTGGTGCAGCTGGTCACTGCTGCCAACCGGACACCCCAGCGACCCGCCCGCACCAAAACCCGCCGCTTCCCTGGCCCCGCAGGGATCCTGCCCCACCAG CACAGTGGGAAAAATCTGGAGGAGATCATGGTTTCCACACCCCAGACTCCGACTCATGGTGCCCTGGCTAAATTCCGGGCCGAG ATTGTTACTAGTTCCCAGGCGTCGGTGGAGGAGGATTTTGGGCGAGGGCCCTGGCTGGCCATGAAATCTGCTCTGGGCCTGGAGGAGAGAGACCCCACCTGCTTTCTCTGTACCTATAGCATCGTCATGGTGCTGCGGAAG GCAGCCCTGAGGCAGCTTCCCAGGAACAAGGTCCCCAACATGGCAGTGATGATCAAGTCCCTGAGTCGGAGCACGATGGACGCCAGTGTGGTTTTCAAGGACCCCACGG GAGAGATGCAGGGCACGTTGCACAGGTTGCTGCTCGAGGCCCGGCAGAGTGAGCTGAAGCCTGGCTCAGTGCTGCTGCTGAAGCAG GTTGGAGTGTTTTCTCCTTCGCTCCGAAATCACTACCTCAACGTGACGCCCAACAACCTGGTCCATATTTACGGCCCAGATTCTGGGGATGGGAACTTCCTCAAGCCATCTCCGCCCTTCCCTAAG GACCCAGGGAGCTTCCCTGGCAGCCTCCACCATGAGACTGCGAAGTCTGGAAGAGGCCTCAGAACAGCGCACGATGCAGAAGCAGGGGCATCCCCTGAGGAAGAACTCCCAGAAGCAG gtcatgacttcatggttcgtgggtttgagctctga